The Hemiscyllium ocellatum isolate sHemOce1 chromosome 1, sHemOce1.pat.X.cur, whole genome shotgun sequence DNA window ctttgcggaaggtggaaaggggtggggagggaaatatatccctggtggtggggtctttttggaggtggcggaaatgtcagtggatgatttggtttatgcaaaagttggtagggtggaaggtgagcaccaggggcgttctgtccttgttacagttggaggggtggggtctgagggcggaggtgcgggatgtagacgagatgcgttggtgggcatctttaaccacatgggaagggaaattgcagtctttaaagaaggaggccatctagtgtgttctgtggtggaactggttctcctgggagcagatacggtggaggcggaggaattgggactatgggatggcatttttgcaaaagatagggtgggaagaggtgtaatccagatagctatgggagttggtgggtttgtaaaaaatgtcagtgtcaagtcggtcgtcattaatggagatggagaggtccaggaaggggagggaggtgtcagagatggtccaggtaaatttaaggtcagggtggaatgcgttggtgaagttgatgaattgctcaacctccttgcgggagcacgaggtggcgccaatgcagtcatcaatgtagcagaggaagaggtggggagtggtgccagtgtaattacggaagatcaagggcggcacggtggcacagtggctagcactgctgcctcacagcgccagagacctgggttcaattcccgcctcaggcgactgactgtgtggagtttgcacattctccccgtgtctgcgtgggtttcctccgggtgctccggtttcctcccacactccaaagatgtgcaggttaggtgaattggccatgctaaattgcccatagtgttaaggggtaagtgtaggggtaggggtatgggtgggttgcgcttcggcgggtcggtgtggacttgttgggccaaagggcctgtttccacactgtaggtaatctaatcaactgttctacgtagccaacaaagagacaggcatagctggggcccatacgtgtgcccatggctacccctttggtctggaggaagtgggaggattcaaaggagaaattgttaagggtgagaaacaatttggccaaacgaatgagagtgtcggtggaagggtccTGTtcgggacgtctggagaggaaaaaaacggaggggttggaggccctggtcatggtggatggaggtgtagagggattggatatccatggtgaagatgaggcattgggggctggggaaacagaagtcttggaggagatggagggcgtgggtggtgtctcaaacgtatgtggggagttcctggactaggggggataggacagtgtcgaggtaggtagaccatgagttcagtggggcagaagcatgctgagacaatgggacggccagggtggtcaggcttgtggatcttgggaaggaggtagaaccgggcagtgtggggttcccggactatgaggttggaagctgtgggtgggagatctcctgaggtgatgaggttctgtatggtctgaaagatgatggtttggtgatggggggtggggtcatgtcaagggggcagtaggaagaagtgtccttgagttggtgtttggcttcagcgatgtagaggtcagtgcgccagactaccactgcgccccctttatccgctggcttgatggtgaggtttgggattggagcagagggattggagggctgcgcgttgtgagggtgagaggttggcgTGTAAAACAAAATGTCAAGCCTTTGTTACACAGCAATGAACAGCTAACGGAGACGCGGGATGGGCTCAGCGACTGAACCTGCGCAGCTCAGGATCACCCTGTGACACAGGCTtcgtgctgagtgagtgggtcgccttttttttagattagacttacagtgtggaaacaggcccttcggcccaacaagtccacaccgacccgccgaagcgcaacccacccctacccctacatttaacccttacctaacactacgggcaatttagcatggccaattcacctgacccacacatctttggactgtgggaggaaaccggagcacccggaggaaacccacgcagacacggggagaacgtgcaaactccacacagtcagtcgcctgagtcgggaattgaacccgggtctcaggcgctgtgaggcagcagtgctaaccactgtgccttttCCCTGAAGTTGCAGTTCGGACGCAGCTTGGGCACGGTCAGTGGGCAGCAGCTGGGTGTGTGCCTTTGCAGCCGGACCTTTGGGTGAACCCTGCAAAGGTGTGGTGCTCGAGCTGCTGAAGCAGAGCTCAGGTATTCCCGGAGTGGCTTTCCCGGTGACGCCCAGTCCCATCGGAGGCGTTGCCAAGAAACATATAAATGGTAGACATCGCGGTCCATTCGCCACTAACGGTTCCAAAATCTCCCAGGAGCATCCGGCAGCAGAGACTCCCAGGTGGGTTCTAGCTCTTGGCCATTCCGTGCAGGAGTTggtgcctttttttttgtttaaagggGCCCCTTTAGTGAACTCttgtctttttttgttgttgttgttttcaCTTTGTAGCTGACCATGAGGATCTCCAGACTGGCggcgctgctgctgctgttgctctgCATCACCCAGTGTCTCCTGGCGGAGAGCAGAGAGGGCCagcagaagaggaggaggaagggcaaAGGACAGCAGCCCCAGGCCCAGCGAGGGGAGCCGCAGGACGGGGGGAAGAAGGGCAGCCAGCCCCCGAGCCCGGCCGCCGAGGGCAAAAAGCAGCGGAGAGCCCGCGGCTCAGCGCCCAACCAAGGGCGCTTCCGCAGCCGGGAGCAAGCCGAGTGCAAGTGGGTGCTGCGGGGGTCGGAAGGCTCGGACATGAACCTGCGTGTGCAGTGCAAAAAAGGGCCGAGCGACTACTGGTGCGAGTTCACCGGGAAACCCTCGGCCTGCGCCAAGTACTCGCATATTGCGAAAACTTACTGGAAGCAAGTGATCCGGCCCCTGAAGAAGCAGACGGCACTGTGCAGCCAGCCCTCGGTGGTGCTGAAGTCCAGCCTGTGCCGCAGCACGAAAGCAGCTCATCTGAAAATGACCAGCTCCAGCCTGCTCACCCTTGCAGACCAgggaaaggagcaggagaagacacTGAGCTCAGATCCTACCGCCAATCCAGATATAGACAAGATCGCTTCGGAATATTGTAATGATAACTGGAGTTCTGTTTGCAAGTTCCTGTTCTCAGCAATCCAGGGCTAATACAGCAGGGATTCTCGGAATGGTGTGTCTCTTGTGATTGTCCATTTTGCTTCCTGTTTAAAGATTGGGACTATATTGATTGTATAGGTGATCAATTGTTGTAGAAGTTCCACGTTTTATAAAGTGAGTTTGTAAAATGTAAGGTGCCCCTAATTTATTAACAGGCAGTCTGGAGTACACTCGCCGTCGGTTCCCAGCCGCTACATGTTGTCGGACAGCGCCTAGGCACACTCTAGACAAACGAGTACAAATCCTCTCGCTGTCTGCCCCCAAAGTAACCCATTACCAGCACCGTCCCGTTTGAAAACTGCCAGTCACATTCTGCTCAGCAAGCGGTTGGGCAGAATATGTTTTATATACCCATGGCGCCAGTTTTagtgtgttttcttttaaaaagaaaggtCCACATTCTGCTTTCTTCAGTGCTTTTTGCAGTCTCGATGGCTCCGATTTCTTACGGTCAATATCGCTCATACTTCGGGACATTATATTACTTCCATTAACAACACAGCCGCTAGTACTACTGACATTTCAAAGATCTTTTCTAAAACATTAACAGCAGCATTTTGTAAATAAAGCCAGCTATATT harbors:
- the LOC132819854 gene encoding fibroblast growth factor-binding protein 1-like — protein: MRISRLAALLLLLLCITQCLLAESREGQQKRRRKGKGQQPQAQRGEPQDGGKKGSQPPSPAAEGKKQRRARGSAPNQGRFRSREQAECKWVLRGSEGSDMNLRVQCKKGPSDYWCEFTGKPSACAKYSHIAKTYWKQVIRPLKKQTALCSQPSVVLKSSLCRSTKAAHLKMTSSSLLTLADQGKEQEKTLSSDPTANPDIDKIASEYCNDNWSSVCKFLFSAIQG